Genomic DNA from Coffea arabica cultivar ET-39 chromosome 7e, Coffea Arabica ET-39 HiFi, whole genome shotgun sequence:
GGAATGGACTTGTGGAATCCATCTTCTGCAGCTTCTGGAGCCATGAAGATGCGTCCAAATCCTGGTGTCTCACCTGCTGTTGTTCCTGGCATGATGACTGACCAGTGGATTCAGGTGTGAATCTTTCAAGTTCTGTCCATCTCATTGTGCGTCCCATTTTAATAAGTGATTGAAATATAGTCTTATCTGAATTAGTTACTGCTTAGTTAGTTTCCAATTATGGAATTGGTGGGTTTTGAAAATTGCTTTGGAACCAAAAATGAGTTGAAAAGCATGAATGTCCTTGGGTTATTTATTGCTTGTGCTACCTAAtatctaatttttttaatgGTTTTAGGGAATTCTTAATGAGACAATAAAAATAGATTCTTTCCGTTGAATCTTGCTGTGTTTTTTGTCCAAAGATGAAATTCTTAATGATCTTACTGTCTTATGTATTTGCAATTTTTGTCAAGTACTTAAACTTTTGCTTGTAAGCTAATTTTCTTCAAGTTTGAATAGAGTCAAACCCGATCAAAGTATCCCCTCCAAAATCTAGATTTGATGATTAACTAACTTAATTGGCTATAGTGGTTGACAGCTGTCTGAAGTAAAATAAACATAAATTAGTAAAATATTTTGTAGTTTGATAAATCCTCCTACTATGTATGGTAAAATCCATATAATACCATTAACTTGTTTGATTTGATTAGATCCCGAGTACAtatttttttgttgattttcttCCAGATTAAATGATAGTTAAACTttcaatataaaatttgataCAGTTGGAGGGTTCACGGCATCACACTTAGAATTTTATGATACTTGATTCTGGGTTGTTATCTTAAACTATCTGATTGACAGTTCTATGAACTTAAACTTGCTCTTAAAAGCGCTCTAATGCCCAAATTATTGCTCGAGAGTGTCTAGTTAGAGTTTTGTTTCAGTTACAGGTGTCTCTTATGTTATTACCATTTCCTTTTCATAGTTTAACATTTTTCTTCAGGATTATatttctattttcctttttggCTCAGCTATCAATGCATTATAGATAAGATTATCCATCGTATATTTGAGAGGTTCAATATTAGTTGTTTGCACAATTTGGGACTATAAAGATCATAGACCTATATATTATTCTGAACATTTTGTAGTCATGACCTTTCACTTCACAGGATGAGCGAGAGTTGAAAAGACAGAAGCGAAAGCAATCTAATCGTGAGTCTGCCCGGAGATCAAGATTACGCAAACAGGTATGTATCTCAAGTTTTATGGCCATAAAATACATTTTCCAACATTTCTTTGTCATTGCCTTATTGATTCATGATGACACCTCATCTCCTTCAGCTCTTCTATTTGTATTGAGCACATATTACTGTGTTTTCACAAAATTTAGTTACTTTTCCATGTTATGAttctatgtgctatgtgataCTTGTAAAAATGTGTAGATTTCACATTGGGTTTCGGATGAATGTAAATAATTTTATGCACATATGCTTTCCATTTAATTTAGATAGACCACAAAACACTCATGTTGTTTCCTGAGCGAATGTATATGCAAAATGAGCCACTATTCTCTATCTGTTTGTACTTATGAGGATTTATCTCCTTTTACTACTCCTTAGCTGTTAGCTCTAGGTCCTATTAATACTATATCCACTTTTCTGTCACAGTTACCAAGCTGAtgtagattaaaaaaaaaaaattgtgtccCTCTACTGTTGTCAACCCCTCGAGGAGGTCATAAAAGAGCTGACCttgaaatgaagagcttttgcAGGTTGTAGGTGGATTTTCGGGTGAATGGTCTTTTTGTATTGAGAATGTATAATACCTTTTGCAAGGAGATACTgctattcttttattttcttgtgtTTTGACTTAGGACACCTCTAGTCCTTGGCAGAGGGACTTGAGTAGCTAACCATGAAAAGTATTGCTACAGCTGTACAGCCTGGAAATGATCTTTTAGTTACTGTGAGATTTTTCTTGTGGaagttattttttgaaattttacgaGTCATTGAAGTGGGTTTCATCTGAAGGGAAGCAAAAGAGTGTTTTGTGATTATGATGAGATGAGCTCATGAGGTTTCTTAAGTTTGCCAAAATGTTAGAGATTGTTGGAATGATAATAATCTTGCTTAGGAAAAGATTTTAAAAGGTTTTTCTTCAGGAAAAGTGGGAAACAATTTAGAGGAAATATCTTACTAGGTTAATATGCATGGTTGCTTAGTTATAAGAAGATGGGTTGACTGTAACAAGAGCTCATTGAGATGCCTTGTAATGGCGCAAAGACAGTTGTACTCCACTTGCTCATAGTGTCCTCTTATTTGATAAACTTGGGAAGAAGCAATTGGTGCATCATTTCACCTAAAAGGGTGATTTTCATTATTTGGAGGAATTAATACACtaacatttatttatatatgtCAGACGACTTTAAACTGTTTCTTCAAACTGTAATGTTACTTTGATGTGTCTTATTCTGAATCATGGTGCTTTTCCTATTCTGCAAGCAACCAAGATAACAACCCTAGGATGCTGCACCTCTTGTACTGAGGACAATTAAGAGGAAAATTTCTCTAGATTTCTTAACATGTAAAGTGAACTACGAATTACTGAATATTTAAGTCAGAAGGAGATCTTTTGATTGTTCTGCTTCAAATACTTGTTATTATCATTGATTCTCTTCTTTGACAATTTCTGAGATTAATTGCCTAAACTGAACAGATTTCCTGTATAAATTGTTTTTAACTGATGACAATTTCCTATTCTCACTAGGCTGAGTGCGAAGAGTTGCAGCAGAGAGTCGAGTCACTGAACAGTGAAAATCGTGCACTTAGGGATGAGCTACAAAAGGTTTCTGAGGAATGCGAGAAGCTTACATCCGAAAATAACTCTATTAAGGTTGGTAAAATCACCTTCATGAAGTTTAAGATGTTTATATCGTGTTGTATCTGTCGCTCGCCACTAGTTATTTCATGCAACAACTGTTTTCAGCACAGTATTCTACATTGTGCTTTCCGTTCTGGATGTTTATGTCTCAGTTTATTAACACGTCTATTTCCTGGCTGCACCTATGGCCTCTTCGCCCACAAAACTGTTCCATTGCTGCCTATGATGGATTTGCTGCTGAAACAGGAGGAGTTGACTAGGTTGTGTGGACCAGAGGCAGTAGCTAAATTAGAGAGCAGTAGCATCACCCAACTTGAGACAAATGGTGATGAAGATGACCATTGAGAGAAGTGATTTCAGATAAAGTGACTCAGTTTATAATTTGCCCGGAAGGAAATTATGCAAAGTACCTGAGAAATTTATTACTCTAGGGTTGATTAGGTAAAGAATGTTTGGTTTCTACTAATTATACAGTTTAACCATATCTCAGTTGTAACTGTATCATTATACTGTCGAATTCCGACATGAGCTCAGTTTGTGCTCAGTTTGGTGTACTAGTAGTCAATTGGAGAAATAGAAGAAAGAGTAGTTTTTGGGTGATTCTGTCGTCCATTTAAAGTTTTGTTTTCCCAGTTATATGCAATTTGATAATGCACAACTATTTCCAGCATAgttcggatgggtggagacgtTGCATACTTTGGTTTTATTATGTGGTCTTTGAAGGAGAAACTAGACAGCTGCAAGGCTCCTTCACCTGAAGTTCCAAATGGAAGAGGGTCGTTCGATTCTGATTGGACTGTCAAAAACTTTGGGTTGATTCTAGTGGCAATCTAGTTTAAAGCTGTCTCAGAATTGCACATGTCTATGAGGCTTTGTGACTGATAGATTCCGAAGATTGCCGGTTTTCGTTAAAAGGTCTAATGCTTTATGGTGAAAATGACAATCATCTTTTGAGGTGAATTAAAAGGATGTCAGAGGTGTGGTATGCAAAAGTTACAAGATGTCAAAGCGGTTAACAAATGCATTCTGAAATTGAAGAGAGAAGAAGTTTTGAGAGTTAATAATATACTTGATGCAATTATGATAGCATTCAAGTCttttcatttcattctttagCATTTGCAGCTTATAAGTGAAGTGAGTGGGTTCTTGGCCTCAGACATCAGTCAGTATATACGACAGTTCTTGctgaaaaacaaaaacagtTAAAAACAGACAATGCTCAAAGCAAAGTGAAAGAAAGAAATACAAGTAGTAAACCAAAGGTAAGCTACATAAGCTAAAGCACAGGCATAAGCTACATAAGCTATACCTAAACCAAAGGTAATCCCAAGTTAAATTACATTGTACCCTTACCCAAATTACTAGTTTCATCACATGCTTCTACTTAATTTAATCCCCCATCATCAGGTTTAAAAACTGCCGCTTATTCTACTAAGTTGTTGCTAGTATGCTTGCTGCTAATACCTCCATGCTGACGTGGCAACGAGGGCCCTCTCATGCCAGCAAAGCAGCATCTCCGCCTGTCTCCTCGCCACGTGGAACCCCCTCACCTGTACTCTCCTTATCAAACACTCGGCTTGGAAGTCAGCAAACTGGCTCAGCGCCACCGGCCTCAGACCGGCCGCCACAAAAGCCTCCCTCCACGGAGCTCCACGGCGGCCGGCCACCCCGACCGCCTCCAGGATCTTTGGATAAATGACAAAACTCTCCATTTTATTCATCCAATCATCGGCACCCCCACCACCGTTCGCAGCCTCCAAGGACTCCAACAGCGTCGAGTAAAACTCCAGCCCGTCTATCAAAGTCTGCCTGAAAGACATCGTTCCGAACCCGATTAACCCTTCGCAATCCAAATGCACCACGACATGCGGCGAAACGCGGCGTAGATCGCTCAAGAATCCTGTCCCGACGCGCCGAAAAATAGTTGGAGATAAAAGAATAGCAACCTTCTCACCCTCCATGAATTTGATAGCTTTAAAGGAACAAAACTCAAATGTACGTACTAAAACGAAGTCCAAATCGAAGCCGATATTGAGTTCTCTCGCGAACTGAGAAAGATTTTCTCTGATCAACTTAGACTCCATTGCATACTCCTCTCCGACCACAGCGGTAATCCTGAGAACCGGCGGGGCTGCTTTGCGCAACTCGGCTTTATCAGCTAGCTCTTTCATGAAGGAAGCCCAGTGGCCTCCGAGGCCGATGTCGAAGTCGATGACGTGGATGAGCATGGAGCCATCAACAGCTTCGAGGACGGCTTGGTTGGCCGTGAAGCTGGAGAACATGGGTACAGGGGAGATGTTGGAGAAGGCCTTATGGGCTTTGATGCTCTGGATAACCTCGGAAGAAGTGGATGGCTGAGTTAGACGGGTTGACCCGGTGAGTAGGGTTTGCAGAGCTTCCTTGAAGTAGAAGGCAGCTCGTTGGAGTGGCTTCCCTGTTGGACCTCGGAGGCGTTGGTTGAGCCGTCCCAGTATCACGTGAGTCAGGTGAAGCGAGTTGGTCTCAAAGCACTCGGCGAGTCGGATGAGTTCGTCGACGTAATCAAACCCTAGATTCCAGTCGAGACTGGTATTGTGATGATGAGTATCATGAGAGAGCCCGACAGAGTTGATGGAGCTATCGTTGAAAGACGACGGGTACGTAGAGATATCGGGGAGGGTGAAGTCGGAAGGGACAAAGAGAGTAGAATCAAAGGAGTTATGAGTCGGGGGAAACTCGGGAAGATTTTGGAACTGAACTTGAGACCCGCTTGGTGTGAGGGAATGACTAAAGGTAGTAGGTCTGGAAGTAGGGGTTGAATTAGAATCTTCAGGCAAGCCCAATTCTCTCATCAAAGAATCCCAGTCTTCTTCGAAATGATTCAGCACATGATCCTCCAGCTGAAGACCTGTGTCGTCCCAGACGGTGGAAATATCGGTATTTGAGGACGGAATTTCGGTGACTGGACTCGGACTTTGTCGGAGCTCGAGAACTGATTTTGGCTCGTAGCCCAGAAAAGTGTTGCTgttggtggaggtggtggtggtggtggtgcggAGGTCGTTGTTGTTGTCGTTGCAATTCACTTGTTTCGTTGAGTTCAATATTGATGGCTGATTTTGAATAAAGGGCACTTTCATTTCTCGGTAAGAAGAAGAGGAtaataaaagtcaccaagaaCGCCTaagtaagaaaataaatctctctttctccctctctATATATACTATAAGATATCTGTACGGCTCTGTTTAGCCTGTACTATGTGTGTTTGTTTGGTTGGCTTGTTCAGTTTTTGTAATGTTGAAGTTAGAAATGTGtgggaaaaatgaagagctagAGGGAAGGAGGGGGAGGGAGGGGGGGGCCTTTTGGAGGTTATGATTGTGGGCTTTTTATAAACTATCTTTGTTTGGTTTGCGTGCGTGCGTGCGTGCGGTCGTGGGTGCATGAGAAGTATGGGATGATGAGGGTTATGGGGTGGGATAGAGATGAGAGAATGTTGGATTGATATTGGAGTGGGGAGTGGAGAGTCATGGAAGGCATAACAGACATGTATATGTGGACAATACATGAAGAAAAGGGACACGAGTCAGAAGATTGATGAGGGAGTTGATTGGATTGATCTATCTTTCGGAAGCTTCTTGTTCAAGTCTCCAAAGCCATTGTATACTCCTTTGAAGTTGAGGTGATGAGTAACCTTTTTTTGATTCTCGGCGTTCAGATTTTAACTTGGTTTTTCCTCTACTTTTGCTTTCTAACTTATCTTTTTGGTTTCTGGCTCTGGCAATAGGCCTTTCTTGTGGTGCAATGTCATTTACTAGTATTTTCTTGACGTAGAAAGGGCTGTCACGCCTTTGCATTACACTACTAGTAGTAGTATTTAGAACCAGTGGTTGTGTATACTCCACGGAAGGAAAAACAACTGAAAAGGAAGAGTTGATGGCTCTTTCTGTTTCTGGCTTCCATCCTGTCAATTCGAGAAAGGCATATGTTTTAGTGGAGGTCTGGCTGTATTGATGGTCTGGCATATGGGAGCTGAAATGGGCTGCGAAAATTGCTaaaaaagaacaagaagaacttgagttcttgatttattgttgGCGTTTTTGACTTCTCTAAAGAGCATTGTACAACGAACGATGGAATTCCGAAACTATTTAAGATGAACTAGTAGCTGCTTCGTTTTTGTTTAATAAAGTGCTAATAAACAAGGGTGATGCACATAGCTAGCTAGAGACAATTGAATCCAGAAGCCAATTCTCGAAATTGTTGGTTTTGTTCATCGTTTAGCTGACCTTCGTCTTAGTCTTTTTGGACTTTTGAGGATCCTGAATGTCTCCTAGTGGCCAGTGACCACATCTTGCACAGTTCTCCTTACTTTCTGCGAGGGtaattcactattctcactcttttctttccttacaACTTACAACTTACGCAGACTAATTGCATTATGGGCAGTGGGAACCTCTGGACTGGAAGAAACCCTGCCTGAAAAGTCCAACCCCATGACATAACCCAAAGGTTGCCTAACCATACATTGTACAATGCGAACCACCCAGCTTTAGCTAGCTCTGTGACTACCAGAAAGGAATTACATCCCTTTTTGAACTGCAGATCAAGGTTTGAATCCTACTTatagttaaaaaaattttggtatcaTTTAAAACTTTGGTCTAGCCCAATCTATATAGTCCCTGATACAGTCTTTTAgatcaatacaatttttttagactTTCCCTACCTACCTGTAGATAGTTTCTTTAAAAAAAGCTTTTCCTTCCCTGTAGATAATTTCTTTAAACTTCCTCTTCTTGTAAAATAAAATAGATTAAGTTATAGGAATCCTTAATATAGTTTCTTtaaaatttcccttttttagAATAAAACAGATTAAATTATAGGAATGGTAttgtagcaaaaaaaaaaaaaaaagaagacaaaaaatacATTGTATAATGCAGATTACTCGCTCCACAAGCAATTCACCATTACAAGGTATCGATTATGCTCTTTTAGACGCTCTGTTTTTTTACCTCTCGTCGACTTCtaatagcaaaagaaaatgcTACTATCTTATTCGTCGGAACTTAAGAATTTGGTATACAATGCAAACTAGTTCATTATTGATCACTATATATTATTTATACTAGTTTAGGATAGAATACAACGTCCATTTACAAAGCCAAAGATTTGGGGGATGTGGAATGGAACAGAATTTGAACTTTACTAGTAATTAATCAAAAGTTTGaacactttttctttttctttgtgctggctttccatttctttttgaCGGTGAGTTGTCTATGATTCCATGCCGGTCGAAATTCTCTATTTCTTAGTGACTCCGGACACATGCAGAGATCCTAGTGGCTatcactaattttttttttttttttggtaaatttaaTGTAGACTACTTACCTCAGACTTGAGATGATCCGTGAGATCATCCTTGCCTTTCTCTAGAACAAGAACAAATCTTTCCTCATTAATTTCTTAAAACAACTGCGGGAGGATCTTGCATGCATGCGTTCTTTTGTGAATCGCATGCATGCTATCAGGTCAAGGTTAGTAAATGATGGGCGCGGAGAATAAAGAGTCAGTAGCAtgagcaaaaacaagagaagCACACCTCCAGTCAAATTTGCATGTTAATTAATGCCTGAAAGTGTGTTCGTGATTCACCGATTGCTCAGGTAAATTAAAAAGAAGTGGCTTGGAGAATGGAACCATTTTGAAGTGTCGTAGGATTCAGAGAAGAAAAGATCAAGATTCGGGAGATCAAATGTAGATCGTTGGATGATACTGGACATTTAGCATCTAAGAATTTGTGTGTGTGACTGGTGAGACGATCAGACGCAATTATGCAGACATGCTCACTCAATCCTCTTGATGGAGGAGGTACCTATATTCCAAAACCTGAAAAAGCCATTTATGAGGAAAGCTAAGCTTCTTCTGATATATTCCTTTTGACATAATTCAAGAAAAGATGACCTCTCCCCATGACAGAGACTAAACATTGACCTGATTGGCCTTACCTGACCCTACCAAATTGGACCCATTTGCTTCTTTTGTCTGCAATGCCATGCCATGCTGATCCATCTCACGTATATGTTCTATATATGATTGTAATCCGGCCCCTCAACTTCTTACTTCTTCCCTGCAATTTCTCTGCTCAGAAGAAATCCTGATCAAATTGCCCAGAGGGGATGTGGAAAGCAACTAAATCTGGCGGCTAAGACAGGGAATATGTTCTGCTGGTTATAATGCAATTAACAAACACACCACACCCATGACTCTTCCTCCCAACTATATCTGGACCTTCGTTTTTGCTTTGAACTTTAGTGGAAAAGCACGCATGAA
This window encodes:
- the LOC140011131 gene encoding scarecrow-like protein 15, producing the protein MKVPFIQNQPSILNSTKQVNCNDNNNDLRTTTTTTSTNSNTFLGYEPKSVLELRQSPSPVTEIPSSNTDISTVWDDTGLQLEDHVLNHFEEDWDSLMRELGLPEDSNSTPTSRPTTFSHSLTPSGSQVQFQNLPEFPPTHNSFDSTLFVPSDFTLPDISTYPSSFNDSSINSVGLSHDTHHHNTSLDWNLGFDYVDELIRLAECFETNSLHLTHVILGRLNQRLRGPTGKPLQRAAFYFKEALQTLLTGSTRLTQPSTSSEVIQSIKAHKAFSNISPVPMFSSFTANQAVLEAVDGSMLIHVIDFDIGLGGHWASFMKELADKAELRKAAPPVLRITAVVGEEYAMESKLIRENLSQFARELNIGFDLDFVLVRTFEFCSFKAIKFMEGEKVAILLSPTIFRRVGTGFLSDLRRVSPHVVVHLDCEGLIGFGTMSFRQTLIDGLEFYSTLLESLEAANGGGGADDWMNKMESFVIYPKILEAVGVAGRRGAPWREAFVAAGLRPVALSQFADFQAECLIRRVQVRGFHVARRQAEMLLCWHERALVATSAWRY